The sequence below is a genomic window from Salicibibacter cibarius.
TTGATAGCACGGATAGAATTTTTTGCAACAATGAAATTTGATCGCGATAATATCTTTCTCTGTGGAATAATGGATGCATCGTGTTTGGCGATCAATTTGCTTGCCGTACACGCGTTTCATATTGCTCACCCTTTATGTTGGAATCGTTGATTTCTAGTGTAACAAATGAAGCGCCACACGGATCAGAAATTTTTTTCGTATAATATTTGCTTATTGGTGTAAGCTATGGTATAGTCAATATGTCGAAAGTGATTGAATGTACGGTGTAATTGTTTTTCGGCCTGCTTTTAAGTTTAGGACGCAAAAAGGTTCACCCGGTTTCAATTATTTTTAGAATTTCTGGTTCAAGAAGGATGAATCTTTTTGGACTGCCTATTCAAAGGAGGCCATCAGCATGACTGGTAAAGTAAAATGGTTCAACGCCGAAAAAGGATTCGGTTTCATCGAGCGTGAAGAAGGAGACGATGTTTTCGTACATTTCTCCGCGATTCAAGCAGAAGGATTCAAAACGCTTGAAGACGGTCAAGACGTAGAGTTCGAAATCGTTGAAGGCGACCGCGGACCGCAAGCAGCAAACGTCGTCGGTCTGTAAAACGCGTGATACTCAGGAATAGGGGGGTATATTCCAGCGTCAATGGGAATATACCCCTTTTCTATGCAAAAGTGGATGAAGACGTAAGAAGTATGATTCGTAATTCGTATCGCCATGGCATTTCGTTAGGCGGGAACGCATGCGCTTTTGCATCTTTAATCCCAACGATCCTGAGG
It includes:
- a CDS encoding cold shock domain-containing protein produces the protein MTGKVKWFNAEKGFGFIEREEGDDVFVHFSAIQAEGFKTLEDGQDVEFEIVEGDRGPQAANVVGL